From Cellulosimicrobium cellulans, the proteins below share one genomic window:
- a CDS encoding aminotransferase class I/II-fold pyridoxal phosphate-dependent enzyme produces the protein MEFRRIPGLPPYVFTIIDGLKIEARRAGRDVVDLGFGNPDLPSPQIAVDKLAEAAQNSRNHRYSASRGIPKLREAVAGLYQRRFGVSLDPDTEIISTIGAKEGFSHLMWVLLQPGDVALVPTPSYPIHIWGPYFAGADARQVPIGDGTDAAGYIDRIIEAWELGWPKPRVVVLSFPHNPTTTVATKEDLQRLVDWARDKDVVLVHDLAYADMTFDGFEPPSIMQCEGAREVAVELYSMTKSFSMAGWRVAFLVGRRDVVGALAKLKSYLDYGTFQPIQIAATVTLNEATEFPQEISSVYASRRDALYDGLQRIGWDIHKPGGTMFAWARIPEPYRDMGSIEFATHLVEECDVAVSPGVGFGPGGDEFVRFALIENEHRIGQAIRGLKRGLTRL, from the coding sequence ATGGAGTTCCGCCGGATCCCCGGTCTGCCGCCCTACGTCTTCACCATCATCGACGGGCTCAAGATCGAGGCACGCCGAGCGGGCCGCGACGTCGTCGACCTCGGGTTCGGCAACCCCGACCTGCCCAGCCCGCAGATCGCGGTCGACAAGCTCGCCGAGGCCGCCCAGAACTCGCGCAACCACCGCTACTCCGCGTCGCGCGGCATCCCCAAGCTCCGCGAGGCCGTCGCGGGCCTGTACCAGCGCCGGTTCGGCGTGAGCCTCGACCCGGACACCGAGATCATCTCGACCATCGGCGCCAAGGAGGGCTTCAGCCACCTCATGTGGGTGCTGCTGCAGCCGGGCGACGTCGCGCTCGTCCCCACGCCGAGCTACCCCATCCACATCTGGGGTCCCTACTTCGCGGGCGCCGACGCGCGCCAGGTCCCCATCGGCGACGGGACCGACGCCGCGGGGTACATCGACCGGATCATCGAGGCGTGGGAGCTCGGCTGGCCCAAGCCGCGCGTCGTGGTCCTGTCGTTCCCGCACAACCCGACGACGACGGTCGCGACCAAGGAGGACCTGCAGCGCCTCGTCGACTGGGCGCGGGACAAGGACGTCGTGCTCGTGCACGACCTCGCGTACGCGGACATGACGTTCGACGGGTTCGAGCCGCCGTCGATCATGCAGTGCGAGGGCGCGCGCGAGGTCGCGGTCGAGCTGTACTCCATGACGAAGTCGTTCTCCATGGCGGGCTGGCGCGTCGCGTTCCTCGTGGGGCGCCGCGACGTCGTCGGGGCGCTCGCGAAGCTCAAGAGCTACCTCGACTACGGCACGTTCCAGCCCATCCAGATCGCCGCGACCGTCACGCTCAACGAGGCGACGGAGTTCCCGCAGGAGATCTCGTCCGTCTACGCGTCGCGTCGCGACGCCCTGTACGACGGCCTGCAGCGCATCGGCTGGGACATCCACAAGCCCGGCGGCACGATGTTCGCGTGGGCCCGGATCCCCGAGCCGTACCGCGACATGGGCTCGATCGAGTTCGCGACGCACCTCGTCGAGGAGTGCGACGTCGCCGTCTCCCCGGGCGTCGGGTTCGGCCCGGGGGGCGACGAGTTCGTGCGGTTCGCGCTCATCGAGAACGAGCACCGCATCGGCCAGGCGATCCGCGGCCTCAAGCGCGGCCTGACCCGCCTCTGA
- the rsmI gene encoding 16S rRNA (cytidine(1402)-2'-O)-methyltransferase, giving the protein MSSSTDAPDADRPTTSREAGHLVLGGTPIGNAEDASPRLRRLLAEADVVAAEDTRRLHALAGRLGVQVGGRVVSFHEHNESDRADDLLDVVDGGGTVLVVSDAGMPSVSDPGFRVVARAVERGVPVTTAPGPSAVLTALALSGLPTDRFCFEGFLPRKAGDRSRALAALADEPRTLVFFEAPHRVAETLAAMAEAFGADRSAAVARELTKTYEEVLRGPLAALAERAAEEQLRGEICVVVGGAPPRGPVPLAELVPDVLARVDGGERLKDVVADVAQDAGVPKRDLYAAALEARRR; this is encoded by the coding sequence ATGTCCTCCTCGACCGACGCGCCCGACGCCGACCGGCCCACGACCTCGCGGGAGGCCGGGCACCTGGTGCTGGGCGGCACCCCGATCGGCAACGCGGAGGACGCGAGCCCGCGGCTGCGGCGCCTGCTCGCGGAGGCCGACGTCGTCGCGGCGGAGGACACGCGCCGGCTGCACGCGCTCGCAGGCCGGCTGGGCGTGCAGGTCGGCGGGCGCGTCGTCAGCTTTCACGAGCACAACGAGTCCGACCGTGCGGACGACCTGCTCGACGTCGTCGACGGCGGCGGGACGGTGCTCGTCGTCTCCGACGCGGGGATGCCGAGCGTGTCGGACCCGGGGTTCCGCGTCGTCGCGCGCGCGGTGGAGCGCGGGGTCCCGGTGACGACGGCGCCCGGGCCGAGCGCGGTGCTCACGGCCCTCGCGCTGTCGGGGCTCCCGACGGACCGCTTCTGCTTCGAGGGGTTCCTGCCGCGCAAGGCGGGCGACCGGTCGCGCGCGCTCGCCGCGCTCGCCGACGAGCCGCGCACGCTCGTGTTCTTCGAGGCGCCGCACCGGGTGGCGGAGACGCTCGCCGCGATGGCCGAGGCGTTCGGCGCGGACCGTTCGGCCGCCGTCGCGCGCGAGCTCACCAAGACCTACGAGGAGGTGCTGCGCGGACCCCTCGCCGCGCTCGCGGAGCGCGCCGCCGAGGAGCAGCTCCGGGGGGAGATCTGCGTCGTCGTCGGCGGGGCGCCGCCCCGCGGCCCGGTCCCGCTCGCCGAGCTCGTGCCGGACGTCCTCGCGCGCGTCGATGGCGGGGAGCGGCTCAAGGACGTCGTCGCGGACGTCGCGCAGGACGCCGGCGTGCCCAAGCGCGACCTCTACGCTGCGGCCCTGGAGGCACGGCGCCGCTGA
- a CDS encoding MarR family winged helix-turn-helix transcriptional regulator, with amino-acid sequence MSDAATPPTGPPERPIGYWLKLVDRLIDESFDGVFQHSGLTRRHWQVLNTIRDGVSQETSVDGVLSPFTGAAPVAGHGASAVTAEIDDLVRRGWVARDASGGLSVTVAGNHAYHDLLDAVSVSRERVADGISRAEYAQTVATLERMARNLGWDG; translated from the coding sequence ATGAGCGACGCCGCGACCCCGCCGACCGGCCCGCCGGAGCGCCCGATCGGGTACTGGCTCAAGCTCGTGGACCGGCTCATCGACGAGAGCTTCGACGGCGTGTTCCAGCACTCGGGGCTCACGCGCCGGCACTGGCAGGTGCTCAACACGATCCGGGACGGCGTGAGCCAGGAGACGAGCGTCGACGGCGTGCTGTCCCCGTTCACCGGGGCGGCCCCGGTGGCCGGGCACGGGGCGAGCGCCGTGACGGCGGAGATCGACGACCTCGTGCGCCGCGGCTGGGTCGCGCGCGACGCCTCGGGCGGCCTGTCGGTGACCGTCGCCGGGAACCACGCGTACCACGACCTCCTCGACGCCGTGTCGGTCTCGCGCGAGCGGGTCGCCGACGGCATCAGCCGCGCGGAGTACGCCCAGACTGTCGCGACGCTCGAGCGCATGGCGCGCAACCTCGGCTGGGACGGCTGA
- a CDS encoding isochorismatase family protein, translating to MSEHTPAPRRALIVVDVQPTFCEGGELGVEGGNAVAQRIADHAREHRDAYDLVVTTQDWHVDPGEHWSPQPDFVDTWPPHGIAGTPNAELHPALADLAPDAGVKKGEYQAAYSGFEGVDVGGRPLVDVLRDAGIDAVDVVGIAESHCVRATALDAHALGLATRVLTDLTVPVTPELGAAAREELAAAGVALEPSTAVGR from the coding sequence ATGAGCGAGCACACCCCCGCGCCACGCCGGGCCCTCATCGTCGTCGACGTCCAGCCCACGTTCTGCGAGGGCGGCGAGCTGGGGGTCGAGGGCGGGAACGCCGTCGCGCAGCGCATCGCCGACCACGCGCGCGAGCACCGCGACGCCTACGACCTCGTCGTCACGACCCAGGACTGGCACGTGGACCCGGGCGAGCACTGGAGCCCGCAGCCCGACTTCGTCGACACGTGGCCCCCGCACGGCATCGCGGGCACCCCGAACGCCGAGCTCCACCCCGCGCTGGCCGACCTCGCGCCCGACGCCGGGGTCAAGAAGGGCGAGTACCAGGCCGCGTACTCCGGGTTCGAGGGGGTCGACGTCGGCGGCCGGCCGCTCGTGGACGTCCTGCGCGACGCCGGGATCGACGCGGTCGACGTCGTCGGCATCGCCGAGTCGCACTGCGTGCGCGCGACGGCGCTCGACGCCCACGCGCTCGGCCTCGCCACCCGGGTCCTCACCGACCTCACGGTGCCGGTCACGCCCGAGCTCGGCGCCGCGGCGCGCGAGGAGCTCGCCGCGGCGGGCGTCGCGCTCGAGCCGAGCACCGCCGTCGGGCGCTGA
- a CDS encoding dolichyl-phosphate-mannose--protein mannosyltransferase, whose protein sequence is MASVSQPPADAHPGPRPASDAPDDRSDDAGTRPPPDAEASDLSEDSAAESPGETASERADETAGSEPDAASDLTHRERLLLALLGPRRLALGATAHDRLWGWLGVAIVAAVAAVLRLWNLGRPGTLVFDETYYVKQAWTLLQVGYEADWPDEPNPAFEAGDVSSFLPTADYVVHPPLGKWMIALGMKAFGGAENPWSWRIASAVVGVVAVVLVARIARRLFASTAMGIVAGALMAVDGEAIVHSRTGLLDNMLMVWVLVAFGCLLLDREQARRRLADRCGAILDAGGKIGRYGPGLGWRWWRFTAAVALGLACGVKWSGLYFLAVFAVVSVLWDATARRTAGVGRWWEDALVRDAIPAALVMLPTAALAYLGAWTSWFRTPGAYMRQWALDHPGEGVQWLPPALRSLWEYHLKMWDFHNGLTSEHTYEAHPLGWILQWRPTSFYWRSYDPGEAGCEVERCARAITSLGNPVLWWTAALAILVALWALVRLKDWRALTVLSGIVAGWAPWFLYAERTIFTFYSIVFTPWVVLTLVYAMTLALERTEHRPVARARVKVGLTVLLTTIGAVSVFFYPIWTAWQVPYWFWRLHMWLPTWI, encoded by the coding sequence ATGGCCAGCGTGTCCCAGCCGCCCGCCGACGCGCACCCCGGGCCCCGGCCCGCGTCCGACGCCCCCGACGACCGCTCGGACGACGCCGGGACCCGACCGCCGCCCGACGCCGAGGCGTCCGACCTGTCGGAGGACTCGGCCGCCGAGTCGCCGGGCGAGACGGCGAGCGAGCGAGCCGACGAGACAGCGGGCTCCGAGCCCGACGCCGCGTCCGACCTGACGCACCGCGAGCGCCTCCTGCTCGCCCTCCTCGGGCCGCGGCGTCTGGCCCTGGGGGCGACCGCGCACGACCGCCTGTGGGGGTGGCTCGGGGTCGCGATCGTCGCCGCCGTCGCGGCGGTGCTGCGGCTGTGGAACCTCGGCCGACCGGGCACGCTCGTGTTCGACGAGACGTACTACGTCAAGCAGGCGTGGACGCTGCTGCAGGTCGGGTACGAGGCCGACTGGCCCGACGAGCCGAACCCGGCGTTCGAGGCCGGGGACGTGAGCTCGTTCCTCCCGACCGCCGACTACGTGGTCCACCCGCCGCTCGGCAAGTGGATGATCGCGCTCGGCATGAAGGCGTTCGGCGGTGCCGAGAACCCGTGGTCGTGGCGCATCGCGTCCGCCGTCGTCGGGGTGGTCGCCGTCGTGCTCGTGGCGCGGATCGCACGGCGCCTGTTCGCCTCGACGGCGATGGGGATCGTCGCGGGCGCGCTCATGGCCGTGGACGGCGAGGCGATCGTGCACTCCCGCACCGGCCTGCTCGACAACATGCTCATGGTCTGGGTGCTCGTCGCGTTCGGGTGCCTGCTCCTCGACCGCGAGCAGGCGCGGCGTCGCCTCGCCGACCGCTGCGGCGCGATCCTCGACGCCGGCGGGAAGATCGGTCGCTACGGGCCCGGGCTCGGGTGGCGGTGGTGGCGCTTCACGGCGGCGGTCGCGCTCGGACTCGCGTGCGGGGTCAAGTGGTCGGGGCTGTACTTCCTCGCCGTCTTCGCCGTCGTGTCCGTGCTCTGGGACGCGACGGCGCGGCGCACGGCGGGCGTCGGGCGCTGGTGGGAGGACGCGCTCGTGCGCGACGCGATCCCCGCCGCGCTCGTCATGCTCCCGACGGCGGCGCTCGCCTACCTCGGTGCGTGGACGTCGTGGTTCCGCACCCCCGGGGCGTACATGCGCCAGTGGGCGCTCGACCATCCCGGCGAGGGCGTGCAGTGGCTGCCGCCCGCGCTGCGGTCCCTGTGGGAGTACCACCTCAAGATGTGGGACTTCCACAACGGGCTCACGTCCGAGCACACGTACGAGGCGCACCCGCTCGGGTGGATCCTCCAGTGGCGCCCGACGTCGTTCTACTGGCGCTCCTACGACCCCGGCGAGGCCGGGTGCGAGGTCGAGCGGTGCGCTCGCGCGATCACGTCCCTCGGCAACCCCGTGCTGTGGTGGACGGCGGCGCTCGCGATCCTCGTCGCGCTCTGGGCGCTCGTCCGCCTCAAGGACTGGCGGGCGCTCACCGTCCTCAGCGGGATCGTCGCCGGGTGGGCCCCGTGGTTCCTCTACGCCGAGCGGACCATCTTCACGTTCTACTCGATCGTGTTCACCCCGTGGGTCGTGCTCACGCTCGTGTACGCGATGACGCTCGCGCTCGAACGCACCGAGCACCGCCCGGTCGCGCGGGCGCGCGTGAAGGTGGGGCTCACGGTCCTGCTCACGACGATCGGCGCCGTCAGCGTCTTCTTCTACCCGATCTGGACGGCGTGGCAGGTGCCGTACTGGTTCTGGCGCCTGCACATGTGGCTGCCCACCTGGATCTGA
- a CDS encoding phage holin family protein, which produces MNPKVLSFVVAAVAYGVTLVIANLVLEGMTMSWLWGLVAVALFTVTITLLRPLVVRLLGKHVHGWTWTLGIVTVLGSLVVTTLLSPSSGFDIDGFWTWVWATLIVWVGTVVYDLVDDRAVAAAGRQVDRYQGRHGRTPPTAAPA; this is translated from the coding sequence ATGAACCCGAAGGTGCTCAGCTTCGTCGTCGCCGCGGTCGCGTACGGGGTGACGCTCGTCATCGCCAACCTGGTGCTCGAGGGGATGACCATGAGCTGGCTGTGGGGGCTGGTCGCGGTCGCGCTCTTCACCGTGACGATCACCCTGCTGCGGCCGCTCGTGGTGCGGCTGCTCGGCAAGCACGTCCACGGCTGGACGTGGACGCTGGGGATCGTCACCGTGCTCGGCTCGCTCGTCGTCACCACGTTGCTGTCCCCGTCGAGCGGCTTCGACATCGACGGCTTCTGGACCTGGGTGTGGGCGACGCTCATCGTCTGGGTCGGCACGGTCGTGTACGACCTCGTCGACGACCGCGCCGTCGCCGCGGCGGGGCGTCAGGTCGACAGGTACCAGGGCCGGCACGGGCGGACGCCGCCCACGGCGGCGCCCGCCTGA
- a CDS encoding PQQ-dependent sugar dehydrogenase — MPAHPSTARRWWPAVVVGAAVVLLAACTPDDGPEPAPGPSVTTAAPGTGEPTATGGSVETTTPAPGPGLVVVPEVRVDVTEVATGLPAPWGLAALADGTLLVSLRDERGLVVVDPASGAAEPVTGAGADDLRDGTVATGESGLLGVAVGPEGSAAPGEVFVYRTADGGNEVLRGTLAGRELSALAPILQGVPAASTHDGGRLAFGPDGYLYVTTGDAQQRGAAQVAGALNGKILRLTVDGAPAPGNPDPASPVWSLGHRNVQGVAWDVTGRMLASEFGQDTFDELNVVVPGGNYGWPEVEGVGGAVSGFVDPVATWSTSDASPSGLAVTREGAYLAGLRGQTLWRVPFATPDAGGSADAFGPPQALLTDRGRLRAVLVDPATPLGDDGSSVLYVLTNNTDGRGDPRAGDDRLLRVVVAPAG, encoded by the coding sequence ATGCCTGCCCACCCGTCGACCGCGCGTCGGTGGTGGCCCGCGGTCGTGGTGGGGGCCGCCGTCGTGCTGCTCGCGGCGTGCACGCCCGACGACGGCCCGGAACCCGCCCCGGGGCCGTCGGTCACGACGGCCGCCCCCGGGACCGGCGAGCCCACCGCGACCGGCGGGTCCGTCGAGACGACCACGCCGGCGCCCGGTCCCGGCCTCGTCGTCGTGCCCGAGGTGCGGGTGGACGTGACCGAGGTGGCGACCGGGCTCCCCGCGCCGTGGGGGCTCGCGGCGCTCGCGGACGGGACGCTGCTCGTCTCGCTGCGCGACGAGCGCGGCCTCGTCGTCGTGGACCCGGCGTCGGGCGCTGCCGAGCCCGTCACGGGAGCGGGCGCGGACGACCTGCGCGACGGCACGGTCGCGACGGGCGAGTCGGGCCTGCTCGGGGTCGCGGTCGGGCCCGAGGGCAGCGCGGCGCCGGGGGAGGTGTTCGTCTACCGGACCGCTGACGGCGGCAACGAGGTCCTGCGGGGGACGCTCGCCGGCCGCGAGCTGTCGGCCCTCGCCCCGATCCTGCAGGGCGTCCCCGCGGCGTCCACGCACGACGGCGGCCGGCTCGCGTTCGGGCCCGACGGCTACCTCTACGTGACGACGGGGGACGCGCAGCAGCGCGGCGCGGCGCAGGTCGCGGGCGCGCTCAACGGCAAGATCCTGCGTCTGACGGTGGACGGCGCGCCGGCGCCGGGGAACCCGGACCCGGCGTCGCCCGTGTGGAGCCTGGGGCACCGCAACGTCCAGGGCGTCGCGTGGGACGTGACGGGCCGGATGCTCGCGTCGGAGTTCGGCCAGGACACGTTCGACGAGCTCAACGTCGTCGTGCCCGGCGGGAACTACGGCTGGCCGGAGGTCGAGGGGGTGGGCGGCGCCGTGTCGGGGTTCGTGGACCCGGTGGCGACGTGGTCGACGTCGGACGCCTCGCCCAGCGGGCTGGCCGTGACCCGCGAGGGCGCGTACCTGGCGGGGCTGCGAGGCCAGACCCTGTGGCGTGTGCCGTTCGCGACTCCTGACGCCGGGGGGTCGGCCGACGCGTTCGGCCCGCCCCAGGCGTTGCTCACGGACCGGGGTCGGTTGCGCGCCGTCCTCGTCGACCCGGCGACGCCGCTCGGGGACGACGGGAGCTCCGTGCTGTACGTGCTGACCAACAACACCGACGGACGCGGGGACCCGCGCGCCGGCGACGACCGGCTGCTGCGGGTCGTGGTGGCTCCCGCGGGATGA